A genomic region of Rhipicephalus sanguineus isolate Rsan-2018 chromosome 1, BIME_Rsan_1.4, whole genome shotgun sequence contains the following coding sequences:
- the LOC119384467 gene encoding uncharacterized protein LOC119384467, with translation MSERPVAGNAAHSGRKPCSRFRFYNLGYFFSLSGLMALCEIILGMAIYALLWDSANELDKFLVTVAFLQWMTGLYIHATIAFCATGARIRGLLLWNLLRGPQRSDAIATKRRLHDF, from the exons ATGAGCGAGCGGCCGGTGGCCGGCAACGCGGCTCACAGCGGCCGCAAGCCATGCTCGCGCTTCCGCTTCTACAACCTCGGCTACTTCTTCTCGCTCAGCGGACTCATGGCACTCTGCGAAATA ATCCTCGGGATGGCCATCTATGCGCTGCTCTGGGACTCGGCCAACGAGCTGGACAAGTTCCTGGTGACCGTGGCCTTCCTGCAGTGGATGACCGGCCTCTACATACATGCCACGATTGCATTCTGCGCAACGGGCGCCCGGATAAGAGGCCTTCTACTA TGGAACCTGCTACGTGGACCTCAGCGGAGCGACGCCATAGCCACTAAGCGCCGGTTGCACGACTTTTGA